TCATCAACATATCGAGTATAGCATTGAGGATCAGCCTCCGAATTTTAGTCTTGAAGGCTACTACACCTCCGACGAGCATGACATAGAGAATGGCGACGATGGAGAATCCGACGCCGGTGGAGTGTAACCATTCGCTCAGAAAGAATCCGAGCGCCAGGAAGAGGAAAAGGGTTAGGAAGAAAGCGAGGGTGAGTAATATTAAGCTGTATGAGAGGACGGAAAACACTTTCCCCGCCTTCTCATACGCCCCCAGTTTCAAAAGCTCAAGTCGGAGCTCTCCGTACCGGGTCAAATCCTTCTTAATCTCCTGGAAGAATTGCTCCGAATCGCGCTTCATAAACTGTTACACGAGTTCGGCATCTTCAGCGGCGCTTTCCACCTCGTCGATAATCGGAGCTACGCGGCCTTCCTTGTATTTCGAGATGGCCATGTTTACGGTGCTCTTCACCTTTCCGACTACGTCGTTAAGTTCGTCGATGAGCTGTTCGCGCTTATCTGTTGCGGCTAAATAGCCAATGGCGGCTCCAACTGCCCCGCCGATTAGAAGTCCCAGTAAGAACTTGGAGTCTACATTATTCTTCATATTGACCTACAATTAAAAATCCGTTAGTGTTTTCGGCAAACGTACGCATTCGGGAGAATAAGATTCTGCCAAATAGAGGGCTTTTAATGATCTTTACCATTCCCTCGCAGCCACCACTACAGCCCATTCGTTACGGGATGAATAGAGGCTTGATGTCATCCGTTGCGAGCGGCATTCCTGCGCTATGGTAGACACATCCGACTCATAGAATCCACTCAAATAGAGACGTCCGCCCGAGCGAAGCGCAGACACGTAATGCGAAATATCGCGCAGAAGGATATTCCGATTGATATTGGCGAAGATGTAATCAAACGTACCGCAGGCTGCTATCTGCTCGGCACCGCAGTGGAGAACATGAATGTCGGGCGTATTGTTCAGCCGACAGTTCTCGATGGCGTTGCGATAGGCCCACTCGTCATTGTCGATGGCTACGACACGGTGCGCGCCCTTCTGTGCGGCCAAGATGGCCAGCACGGCGGTACCGCAGCCCATGTCGAGTACCTCCCGACCGTGCAGGTCGAGCGGCAATATGGCTCGGACCATCTGCTCTGTCGTAGCGTGATTACCCGTACCAAAGGCCATACGCGGATCGATGACGATCGTGTGCGCAAAACCCTCTTCCGGCTGATGGAAGGAGGCACGGATGAGGCATTCGTGACCGATGCGCACGGGCTGGAAATAGTTCTTCTCCCACTCCTCGTTCCAGTCACGATCGGGAACGGACGTGTGCGTGTAGCGGATTACGATATCCGACAGGGGAAAGTCGGCGAGCAGCTGTGCGAGCGACTCGGGATGATAATCCGCCACAGGGACGTAGGCGTTCAGTCCGTCGGTGTCGGGAGCGAAGCTATCGAAACCGATCGCGCCCAGCTCAGCGGCCAAGACGTCGTTGATCGTGTCCGCATCCATCGTTGCGGGATGGTCGTAGGTGAATCGAAACTCGTAGTATTCCATCGGTGTGCAGGGGGTCAATCCTCAAAGTCTCTCAACGAGCGGAAGGCACGTTCACGGGCCGAAGCATCGGGCGTAAAGTTGGCTGAGGCCACGAGACTCTCGATCTTCTTGCGTTCCTCGGCGGTCAGCTTCTCGGGGACGTAAACCTTGATATTGATCAGCAAGTCGCCCGTACCGTAACTGTTGACCGAAGGCAGACCTTTGTTGCGCAGGCGAAGCACCTTACCCGACTGTGTGCCCGGCTCAATCTTCACCTTCACGCGACCGTCGACCGTCGGGATCTCGACCGACGCACCCAGAGCGGCTTGCGGGAAAGAGAGCAGGAGGTTATAAATAAGATCGTTCTCGTCACGGAGCAGTTCCGGGTGACGTTCCTCCTCGACGAGGATCAGCAGGTCGCCATTGATACCGCCACGACGCGCCGCGTTACCCTTCCCCTCCATCGACAGCTGCATGCCTTCGCTCACACCTGCGGGGATATGGAGTGTGATCACCTCTTCAGCACGCACGACGCCCTCGCCATTACACTCGGCGCATTTGCGTGTGATCGTCTCGCCCGATCCGCCGCACGTGGGGCAGGTGGACTGCGTCTGCATTTGGCCAAAGATGGAGTTGGCCACGCGCGTCACGTAACCGCTGCCATGGCAGGTGGGGCACTTCTCGACGGCCTTCTCGTCCTCTGCCCCACTGCCGTGACAGTGTGTGCAGGGCACGTATTTCTTGACCTTGATCTTCTTCTCCACGCCCGTAGCGATCTCCTTGAGCGTGAGTTTCACCTTCACACGCAGGTCGGAGCCACGCTGCACGACACGTCGGCCACCGCCGGCGTTGCCGAAGCCGCTAAAGCCTCCGAACCCAGAGAAATGTCCGCCGAAGAGGTCGCCGAACTGCGAGAAGATGTCTTCCATCGACATACCGCCGCCGAATCCACCCGCACCGCCGTCGGCTGCACCGCTCATTCCGGCATGTCCGAAACGGTCATAACGGGCGCGTTTCTCGTCGTTGCTCAGCACGTCGTAAGCCTCAGCGGCTTCTTTGAACTTCTCCTCCGCCTCCTTATCGCCCGGGTTACGATCCGGGTGATACTGGATGGCCTTTTGCCTGTAAGCCTTCTTTATCTCGTCTGCTGAAGCGTTTTTCGCCACGCCCAGCACTTCGTAATAGTCTCTTTTTTCCACAGTCTTCTATTCCTCTTAGTTGATATTGGAGAGAATCATTCACCGACGACCACCTTAGCGTGGCGGATCACCTTATCGTTCAACACGTATCCCGTCTGCACACAATCGATCACGCGCCCCCTCTGCGCCTCGTCTGGGGCGGGGATCATGGCGACGGCCTCAAACATCTCCGTGCCGAAGGGTTGCCCGACGGCCTCGATGGGCTTCACGCCCTGCCGACCGAGGTAGTCCATGAATTTGCTATAGATCAGCTCCACGCCCTCAGCCACAGCCTTCGGGTCGGTCGCCTTTTTCATCGTATCGAGTGCCCGTTCGAAATCGTCGATCACGGGTAGTAAGCCGATCAGTGCACCCTCACCGCCGCTCTTGATCAGATCAGACTTTTCGCGTAGGGTACGCTTGCGATAGTTGTCAAACTCGGCGCGCAGTCTGAGGTAAGAGTCGTTCAGCTCGTTGTATTTGGCTTCCCAGTCGGTCGTGGCTTCACCTCCATCTGGCGTTGCTGCAGTGTCTGTCAAATCGTCAGCTATAACGTTTTCGGCTGACGTGTTTTCTGTTTCACTCTGCACTTTTGTCGCCTCTGTGCCTTCTTCGTTCTCTTGATTATTGGCCGTCATTGGCTCGTTTCTATCCATA
The sequence above is drawn from the Tannerella serpentiformis genome and encodes:
- a CDS encoding phage holin family protein, with translation MKRDSEQFFQEIKKDLTRYGELRLELLKLGAYEKAGKVFSVLSYSLILLTLAFFLTLFLFLALGFFLSEWLHSTGVGFSIVAILYVMLVGGVVAFKTKIRRLILNAILDMLMNDEDDEDTPPVTNAPHDNDHPATNSAEQTAG
- a CDS encoding YtxH domain-containing protein; translation: MKNNVDSKFLLGLLIGGAVGAAIGYLAATDKREQLIDELNDVVGKVKSTVNMAISKYKEGRVAPIIDEVESAAEDAELV
- the prmA gene encoding 50S ribosomal protein L11 methyltransferase, which gives rise to MEYYEFRFTYDHPATMDADTINDVLAAELGAIGFDSFAPDTDGLNAYVPVADYHPESLAQLLADFPLSDIVIRYTHTSVPDRDWNEEWEKNYFQPVRIGHECLIRASFHQPEEGFAHTIVIDPRMAFGTGNHATTEQMVRAILPLDLHGREVLDMGCGTAVLAILAAQKGAHRVVAIDNDEWAYRNAIENCRLNNTPDIHVLHCGAEQIAACGTFDYIFANINRNILLRDISHYVSALRSGGRLYLSGFYESDVSTIAQECRSQRMTSSLYSSRNEWAVVVAAREW
- the dnaJ gene encoding molecular chaperone DnaJ; translated protein: MEKRDYYEVLGVAKNASADEIKKAYRQKAIQYHPDRNPGDKEAEEKFKEAAEAYDVLSNDEKRARYDRFGHAGMSGAADGGAGGFGGGMSMEDIFSQFGDLFGGHFSGFGGFSGFGNAGGGRRVVQRGSDLRVKVKLTLKEIATGVEKKIKVKKYVPCTHCHGSGAEDEKAVEKCPTCHGSGYVTRVANSIFGQMQTQSTCPTCGGSGETITRKCAECNGEGVVRAEEVITLHIPAGVSEGMQLSMEGKGNAARRGGINGDLLILVEEERHPELLRDENDLIYNLLLSFPQAALGASVEIPTVDGRVKVKIEPGTQSGKVLRLRNKGLPSVNSYGTGDLLINIKVYVPEKLTAEERKKIESLVASANFTPDASARERAFRSLRDFED
- a CDS encoding nucleotide exchange factor GrpE translates to MDRNEPMTANNQENEEGTEATKVQSETENTSAENVIADDLTDTAATPDGGEATTDWEAKYNELNDSYLRLRAEFDNYRKRTLREKSDLIKSGGEGALIGLLPVIDDFERALDTMKKATDPKAVAEGVELIYSKFMDYLGRQGVKPIEAVGQPFGTEMFEAVAMIPAPDEAQRGRVIDCVQTGYVLNDKVIRHAKVVVGE